From the Nitrospira sp. genome, one window contains:
- a CDS encoding PilZ domain-containing protein, with the protein MDMDLRSSTRVTVAYPVRLAGDAMVGQGTLINLSAPGCAIETTLPVQPGDYLELHVMAPDQARPLTVGLAKVRWATEQKAGVEFIRVRQDEQSRLQRLIGQVLEASSGGTVHERRELTAA; encoded by the coding sequence ATGGACATGGATCTTCGTTCATCCACTCGTGTCACGGTTGCCTACCCGGTCCGACTCGCCGGAGACGCCATGGTCGGTCAGGGCACCCTCATCAATCTTTCGGCGCCAGGCTGCGCCATCGAAACGACCCTTCCCGTTCAACCCGGCGACTATCTCGAGTTACATGTGATGGCACCGGATCAGGCTCGCCCGCTCACCGTCGGTCTTGCCAAGGTTCGATGGGCTACGGAACAGAAGGCGGGCGTAGAGTTCATTCGGGTACGCCAAGACGAACAGAGCCGTCTACAGCGCTTGATTGGGCAGGTCTTGGAAGCATCGAGCGGCGGAACCGTTCACGAGCGGCGAGAATTGACCGCCGCCTAA